The genomic region ATCTCGGCATCACCGGCGGGGCCGCCTTCGACGTGCAGGCGGTCTGCACCGGCTTCGTCTACGGCCTCACCATCGCCGACAATTTCCTGCGCACCGGCTCGGCCAAGCGCGCCCTGGTGATCGGTGCAGAGACCTTCTCGCGCATCCTCGACTGGACCGACCGCACGACCTGCGTGCTGTTCGGCGACGGCGCCGGCGCGGTGGTGCTGGAGGCCACGATGGGCCAGGGCTCGATCCAGGATCGCGGCGTGCTGGCGGCGCGCCTGCGCTCGGACGGGCGCCACAAGTCGAAGCTCTATGTCGACGGCGGCCCCTCCTCCACCGGCCAGGTCGGCCATCTCAGGATGGACGGGCGCGAGGTGTTCAAGCTCGCCGTCGGCATGGTGCCGCAGATCCTGCACGACACGCTGCAGGATGTCGGCCTGCCCTTCGAGGCCATCGACTGGTTCGTGCCGCACCAGGCCAACCAGCGCATCATCGCCGCCACCGCCGAGAAGCTCGGCCTGCCCCCGTCCAAGGTGGTGCTGACCGTGGACCGGCATGCCAACACCTCCGCCGCCTCGATCCCTCTCGCCCTCGATGCCGCGGTCAGGGACGGGCGCATCAAGACGGGCGACATGGTGCTCCTGGAGGCGATGGGCGGCGGCTTCACCTGGGGCGCGGCTTTGATTCGCTGGTGAGCGCGTTTGCGGGTTGACCGCACGTCTCATGACCAATAGCGTCGTCATCCCAGTGGGATAGAGTCGGGTCTTGGCTCGAAACCGCCGGTGTGGCGTGCATAAGAAAATGAAAGGGCATGGCGGCGATGGCGGGAAACACCGTCACAAGGGCGGACCTCTGTGAAGCCGTCTATCAGAAGGTCGGATTGTCGCGGACCGAGTCGGCCCAGCTGGTCGAGCGGGTGCTGCAGGAAATCACCGACTGCCTGGAGAAGGGCGAGACGGTGAAGCTGTCCTCGTTCGGGTCGTTCATCGTCCGCTCCAAGGGCCAGCGCATCGGCCGCAACCCCAAGACCGGCGAGGAGGTGCCGATCGCTCCGCGCCGCGTCATGGTGTTCAAGCCCTCCAACATCCTCAAGGCCCGCATCAACGGGCTGGTCGTCGAGGGCGAGGAGGAGGAGTGAGCCGACCGGCTCGGATTTAAGGGGTCCCGCGCGTGGATAAGTCACCCGAGGCATTCCGCACCATCAGCGAGGTCGCCGAGGACCTGGACCTGCCGCAGCACGTGCTCCGCTTCTGGGAGACGCGCTTTGCACAGATCAAGCCGCTGAAGCGCGGCGGCGGGCGGCGCTATTACCGCCCCGACGACGTCGATCTGCTCAAGGGCATCCGCTACTACCTCTACGGCGAGGGCTACACGATCAAGGGGGTGCAGCGCATCCTCAAGGAGCGTGGCCTCAGGCATGTCTGCGAGATGGGGCGGGCCCAGACCGAGAACTTCGCCCCGCCGGTCGCCACCATCCCGCGCGTCGAGGACGAGGAGACGCGCCGCCGCAGGCAGGACTGGCCCGAGGCGGTGCCCCCTTCGCGGCGCCAGGCTGCGGAGCGCTCCGACCTGTTCGAGCGCGAGCCGGCGCTCGCGGAAGCCGAGATCGAGCCGGAGCCCGCCGCGCTGCCGGCGGCCGCCGTCGCCGCCGCCAGGCCCGAGGTGCCGGTGCGCCCGGCGGCGGCGCCCGTCGCACCGCCTCCCCCACGCCCGCAGCCCCCGCAGCCGGCCGTCGCCGCGCCGGCAGCCCCGCCTCCCGCCCCCGCCCCGGCTGCCGTTGGCCGCGAGGCGGCGCGGCGCTTGCAATCGGTGCTGTTCGAGCTGCAGGAATGCAAGCGCATCCTCGAGGCCACGCGGTAGCCCGCGCAGACGAAACCGCCCCGGACTGAGCCGAGGCGGTTGTCTATGCAA from Labrys wisconsinensis harbors:
- a CDS encoding beta-ketoacyl-ACP synthase III; the encoded protein is MATLRSVVRGVGSYLPENCVSNEELARTIDTSDEWIVQRTGIRARHIAAEGETTSDLATRAAQAALTSAGFDAEAIDLIVVATSTPDNTFPATATTVQANLGITGGAAFDVQAVCTGFVYGLTIADNFLRTGSAKRALVIGAETFSRILDWTDRTTCVLFGDGAGAVVLEATMGQGSIQDRGVLAARLRSDGRHKSKLYVDGGPSSTGQVGHLRMDGREVFKLAVGMVPQILHDTLQDVGLPFEAIDWFVPHQANQRIIAATAEKLGLPPSKVVLTVDRHANTSAASIPLALDAAVRDGRIKTGDMVLLEAMGGGFTWGAALIRW
- a CDS encoding integration host factor subunit alpha: MAGNTVTRADLCEAVYQKVGLSRTESAQLVERVLQEITDCLEKGETVKLSSFGSFIVRSKGQRIGRNPKTGEEVPIAPRRVMVFKPSNILKARINGLVVEGEEEE
- a CDS encoding MerR family transcriptional regulator, coding for MDKSPEAFRTISEVAEDLDLPQHVLRFWETRFAQIKPLKRGGGRRYYRPDDVDLLKGIRYYLYGEGYTIKGVQRILKERGLRHVCEMGRAQTENFAPPVATIPRVEDEETRRRRQDWPEAVPPSRRQAAERSDLFEREPALAEAEIEPEPAALPAAAVAAARPEVPVRPAAAPVAPPPPRPQPPQPAVAAPAAPPPAPAPAAVGREAARRLQSVLFELQECKRILEATR